One window of Triticum dicoccoides isolate Atlit2015 ecotype Zavitan chromosome 5A, WEW_v2.0, whole genome shotgun sequence genomic DNA carries:
- the LOC119302335 gene encoding CCA tRNA nucleotidyltransferase, mitochondrial-like gives MSLRLLLPPRGSLRLLSPLRRHQTPRPPPFRTTATGVPQRASSFFSIPIRAFTSISGMAAGTQQQTVEVRESVELTEEEERIFAKLLDVVRHFGLGTQLRVAGGWVRDKLLGKGSADIDIALDNMTGQNFCERVNEYSKFMGEEQKGIGVIQCNPDQSKHLETARMLIYGIWIDFVNLRSEKYAENSRIPTVEIGTAKEDALRRDLTINSLFFNINTKSVEDLTGRGLEDLKKGLIDTPLPAKSTFLDDPLRVLRAIRFAARFSFTLAEDLKEAASDEKVKSELGSKISRERIGHEVDLMMSDKHPVNALCHIRDLGLFYVVFAFPEKLEPPALDKHDWLCVSHLEAAWNLAHSIGRSVFSGGSDSKSQDEQQRLCLYSALFTPVRNMFYMDKKSKKVPVVSYIIRYSLKLKASDADTIVNIHVASEKFAELILLLESNENLETVKEKLDDEYLEIPTDLVKRVFAGLILREIKGFWRVALFISTLVYPEVGNASDSLGKQDELDKMKERYISVERSITELDLDGVWKMKPLLDGKAIMGVMQVKSGGPLIGKWQQRLVKWQLAHPQGTMEECMEWMKQSEQQSKRQKIECST, from the exons ATgtctctccgcctcctcctcccaccTCGCGGCAGCCTACGCCTCCTTTCCCCTCTCCGTCGCCACCAGACCCCAAGGCCTCCGCCCTTTCGAACGACTGCCACCGGCGTCCCACAGAGGGCCTCTAGTTTCTTCAGTATCCCTATCCGCGCCTTCACCAGTATCTCCGGCATGGCTGCTGGGACGCAGCAGCAGACCGTGGAGGTTAGGGAGAGCGTGGAGctgacggaggaggaggagcggatcTTCGCTAAGCTGCTGGACGTCGTCCGCCACTTCGGACTCGGCACCCAGCTCCGCGTCGCCGGGGGATGGGTCCGGGACAAG CTATTGGGGAAAGGCTCTGCTGACATTGACATTGCACTTGATAATATGACGGGCCAAAATTTCTGTGAGAGAGTAAATGAGTACTCAAAATTCATGGGTGAAGAGCAGAAAGGAATCGGCGTTATCCAGTG CAACCCTGATCAATCCAAGCACCTGGAAACtgcaagaatgcttatatatggcaTATGGATTGATTTTGTCAACTTGAGGTCCGAAAAGTACGCTGAAAACAGTCGTATTCCTACTGTG GAGATTGGAACAGCCAAAGAAGATGCACTCCGCAGGGACCTAACAATCAATAG CTTATTCTTCAATATCAACACTAAATCAGTGGAAGATTTAACTGGAAGAG GTCTTGAAGATCTGAAAAAGGGCCTCATTGATACTCCTTTACCTGCCAAGTCAACTTTCCTGGATGACCCCCTCAGGGTTCTTAGAGCAATTCGGTTTG CTGCTAGATTCAGCTTTACATTAGCTGAAGATTTGAAAGAAGCGGCTTCTGATGAAAAGGTGAAGTCTGAACTTGGTAGCAAGATTAGCAGAGAACGAATTGGTCATGAG GTAGACCTCATGATGTCAGACAAACACCCTGTCAATGCACTGTGCCATATCCGTGATTTGGGATTGTTTTATGTTGTTTTTGCTTTTCCTGAAAAACTAGAGCCTCCAGCTCTTGACAAACATGATTG GCTTTGTGTTTCACATCTTGAAGCAGCATGGAATCTTGCACATTCTATTGGCCGTTCTGTGTTCAGTGGTGGTTCTGATTCCAAGTCACAG gATGAACAGCAAAGGCTTTGCCTGTATAGCGCGCTATTTACTCCAGTTCGAAATATGTTCTACATGGACAAAAAATCAAAGAAG GTTCCAGTTGTTAGCTATATTATTCGGTACTCTCTAAAGCTGAAAGCTAGTGATGCTGACACG ATTGTGAACATACATGTTGCGAGTGAAAAGTTTGCTGAATTAATTCTTCTCCTGGAGTCAAATGAGAATCTGGAAACTGTGAAAGAGAAGCTGGATGATGAATATCTAGAGATACCAACAGACTTAGTGAAACGTGTTTTTGCAG GACTTATACTTCGTGAAATAAAAGGTTTTTGGCGTGTGGCACTGTTTATCTCAACTCTTGTCTATCCAGAAGTGGGCAATGCCAGCGATTCCCTCGGCAAGCAGGATGAACTAGATAAAATGAAAGAGAGATACATCAGTGTGGAGCGATCAATAACTGAACTTG ATCTTGATGGCGTATGGAAAATGAAGCCGTTGCTTGATGGAAAGGCCATTATGGGGGTCATGCAGGTCAAGTCCGGAGGTCCCTTGATTGGAAAATGG CAACAACGGCTAGTCAAGTGGCAGCTTGCGCATCCTCAGGGAACTATGGAGGAGTGCATGGAGTGGATGAAGCAGTCGGAACAGCAGTCAAAACGCCAGAAAATAGAATGCAGCACTTGA